The DNA window AGTAGCTACGGTCGCGACCGCCGctttcaccaccaccacggcggTCCTCGCGGCTGTAACGATCCTcgcgaccaccaccaccgtaGCgatctccaccaccgccgccgccacggtAGCCACCATAGTCGTCACGGTAATCTCCACCACCGCGGTAGTCACGACGACCAGAGTCACGACCACCGTAGtcgccaccgccgcggcggtcgTACGAGTCATAACGGCCGTAGCGGTCATCGTCGCGACGACGCCAGCCACCACCTCCGTAGCCACCACGGCGATCACCGTAGCGGTCATCACGGCGGGGGGGGCCGCCGGGTCCACGTTCTGGAATGAATACATGAGTATTTTTGATGGAACATGAAGGGGGAATATGGGAAAACTTACCGCGCTTGGGGGGTCCGAAGTACTTGCCAGGAGTCGGGGTACGAGGACGACTGCGACGGGCCTTCTCGATGCTGAGAGTGCGGCCCTCGATGACCTCGCCCTGGAGGCCTtccttggcggcatcggccTGGTCGGCAGCGACCATGTTgacgaagccaaagccacgGGACTCCTTAGTGTGGGGGTCGAGCATGATCGAGCAGTTGTCCACATCACCGTACTTCTCGAACAGGCGCGAGACGTCGGCCTCGGTCAGACGAGGGTGAATGCCAGTCACGAAAAGGTTGGAGCCGGAGTTGAGGGcaccttcctcgtcgtcatccagAGGCTTACGAATCGCCGAGGGTCTGGGTCTTTGATCATCAGATTTAGGAACTCGATCCACCCCGGAGGGGGAAAGGGGCGAGAAAGCATACCGGTCGTCGGAGCGGCCATTGGGGGAGCGGCTGCGGGCACGGTCGCCTCGGGGCTCATCACGGGGAGAAGCGCTGCGGTCGCGCTCGTATCGGGGCTCGTCTATCGGCGGGCATTCCAGAGTCAGCAGCTGCATCATCCGGTAGTCGCTTGATGATACTCACCGGCGTAGCGGCCATTATCGTTGTCGTAATCAGCCATGATGAAAGGGGGAAGCTGAAGGTCGatgggaggagaagaaggagaggagaaaTCAGGAATCGATAAGACGCCGGAAAGGAACACTAAGCTGAGTCATCGCCGTCGCTGGGCGCGCGGCCAGTTATTTGGGGCAAGACAATCCATTCATTACTACAGGTTGTTACAAAAATAATCCAGCCTCGACGCCACCTCCACCCTTACATCGGATACTCAATCCAGATTAAGATGTCCATAGAAAATAGCCGCCTGCTTCAgcgtcgccgccgtcggtTCCGTTGCGACTTCGACGATGACTTCGCCTTAACGGCAAGTGCCTCTGGGGCAGCCGAGTCCATATCCACGTCGTCATCCACCAAATCCTtgagctcgtcctcgtccagctcgctTAGCTCCTCGCTCATGCCACGCATCACATCTCGGCCCGTCCATCGCTCCTCGTAGATTGTGGTACCGACTGGATCAAATGGTTCCATGTACCATTGGATACCACCCTGCGCCAAGGGcagctgctggtcttcgTCGTTCAGCGGTGGTGTCGGAAGTCTCTTAGGAGCGATGTAGGGTCGGACAATGGGGTTCTTCCCAGACTCTTCGTCCGCAGCAGGGGGTTCTTCAGCGCCGGATGGCCCAGACGGAGGCAATTCATCACCAACAGGCTGtacctcctcctgctcctcgactGCCGGCTCCGCAGTCTCTGCGGCGGGCTGTCCCTCAGCTGGTGCAATCCCTTTCGCGCCAGCTGCCTCTTGAGAATCAGCGTTGGTGTCCGGTACTTGGTCCAGTTCCATTTCCTCAGCTGTGACGTCCGTGATTCGCTCGGTGTCACCTTCAGCGGGTTCAACTGAATCGCCTCGGCGAGACATTACGCTGTGGTCAAGAATCacgtccagctccttcagctcCTGCTCGAACGGTTTGCGGTTCAGCTCGCTTTCCTTCCTGATCGCATCTTCCAATGCAGGCTGTATGGCTTTGATGATCCGTTTTGCCAGCTTCCGCTTTTCACGTTGTTCCAAGCTGAGTTCCGGAGCACGGCCACTGATCTGCGCCTGGAGCTCGGCGGTGTCGCCAGCGGGCTGGACGCCAATCTCAGATGTGAAAAGGTTCGCCAAGTCGGCAGAGAAGGTCGCGACAGACGGGTAGAATCGGTCTTGAAGCCGCTGGCGAATGGACAGCAGGCCGTACGCAAAGACACCTTTGCCATCGAGCCTGTCAATTTGAGTCAGTGTCAGATACTCCAAAATAGAATGGAACAAGACTTACCCTTGGGCTTTCTCGAAAATCGGCCAGAGCAATGGGAACGTAGGGAAATAAACAACATCGACAATGCTTCGAAGCATCTCGGCATCCTTCAACTTCTCCCTCTCGCGCTTCTTCACCTCATCACACAGCATCCTAAGTCGGTCAAGATCCTTGTACAGTCTCTCGCCGAACTCAATGCGACGGTTCAGGCGCTTGTAGCCAGTAACGCCCATGGCGACGTAATCTCTCCgcgtcatctccatcgaTGAAAAGGtctcgagctggagctgcagTCTCTTGAGGAGGGCCGCTCCTCGCCGGGCTTCCCGCTTGAGAGTCCAATACTTGCATGCCTCCTCGGCGTACTGTTTCCTTTGGCGCACCGTAAACCGCGCAAGGGTCGCCTGCACCGCGTTGAGAACGACCTGAGGAATCACGGGCGCACCAGATGGCAGCTTCCAGACCGTTCGTGGTGGCCCTTGAAGACGCTTGCGCTTATTACCACTCACAGTCAGAGTGATGCGGGGAGTAAGGGCCTGCTGGTTTTCATCGTAGTGACCGCCAGCCGGGTGTGTTTCCAAGGAGAGGGCCTGGGCCTGGCTGTCGCCCCATCGTCTTCCGTGCATAGTGTTGCGATAGTACTCAATCGCGTCAGCGGTCGCAGCATCGGTACCATGCTCCAGTCGCCAGTCTGGCGGGACATGCTTGTCACAGTAAGCTTTCAGAAGATGAGAATCCATGAGTCCATGGCCAATCTTCATCTTCAGGTAGAGTTGAGCCCGCCGTGCGCATGAAACATGGAATGCAACAAAGCAGTTTTTGTTGCTGCACTGGATCGAGGCACCCATCTTTTGCTTGCAAATGTAGCAAAGTAACTTCCAGCGGCTACGCGGCACCTTTTCAACGTCTGTCACAGGCTCCATGAGGGACGGATTTCCGATAGATACCTCGGGAATCCAGACAGCACAGAGAAGGTGAGCCCACTTCGATGATGTTGTCTGCTTGAAAGCGCCCTCGGTGTTCGGACAAAAGATGCAGTTGGTGGTGCCCCGGCCCAGTAACTGACACTTGCGACAGAGCCACTGGCCCTCCGGGATGAAGGGAACGCCATAACATTCCTGGTGCACGGCTAGGTCGCAGCCATCGCAGAACACAATGGCATTAGCGTTCTCACAGTCGCCGTCATCACAAATGGCGCATCTGCTGTCCTGTTCCTCTCCCGGTCCAACGGTCTCTCCGTTcaccgccgctgcggagctggagcgcggCCGATGCGTCTGTGGTGGCTTCGGATTTGGTTTAGGGATGCGCTTCTCAAGAGCATGCCACTCCTTCTCGATTTTGGTCATGGTGATTTCGAAGATCGCCGGCTTGATGGGCTCCAGTTGATCCTCTCTTCGCTTGAGGTTGTAGTCTTCCAGCCACTTCTCATCCTGCTCATCCATGTCGTACTCCACTCGGCCGACGGTGGTGttgacatcgccatctgTCGTCGCAGGTTGAATAATGTCcatgtcatcttcttgcgcgcCTTCGGTCATTCGGATGAAACGTCGGTCGTGACGAACAAACAAATCGCTTTCCTGATAGCCCACACTTGCCATCGTTCGATCAACATAGTTCTGTGTTCCGACACCCTTCCTTTCATAGAATGTAAAGGGATCCTTGAGTCGAAACGAAGGCTTGGGCAACGTCAACCTCTCTCGAGGATTCGGGCCTGGTGGCGGTATCACTTTTGGACTTTGCTGAGCTATAAGCTGGCTCAAGATGGCTTCGGGACGGCGTGGAGGGCGCCCGGGTCTGCGCTTAAAGGGCATTGGAGATGCCATATCAGCAGACAGGCCCAGCGGCGTCCCTGAGCTATCttggctggtggtgctggtggtagcCAATGAATCTAGGCTCAAGGGCCCCGAGGGGTCAGGAGTATCGACGTCCACTGACGTGAAGACAGCCAGCTTGCCATCAATATCCAAGTCTGGATGGAATTCCTCCCAGCCACGTTCCTCGCGAGGCTTGTAGCCATCTCCCTGTTGCAGCGCAAGGGCAGCAGCCGTAGACGAAGGGTAGCGAGCGCGGCTTGGATTCTTTTCTCGTCTGGGACGTATCACAGAGGGCGGCGTTGTCGGCACCGGCACagggggtggtggtggaggaagcagTGTTGGAGGGGCTCGGGCAGGCTTAGGGTCGACCTCGCGCGCAGCAGGACGACTACGAGCGCCGGAGGAGTGGCGTCTGGGCGTGTTGTTCTTTTTCGGGGTATCTTGGGCCTTGCTGACATCGATGAAGCGACCTCCTCCCCCAGGGCCGCCGGGGACATACCTGCGCTTCTTCGAAGGAGGTGCGCCGTCAGGGGAGTCGACCGCCGAGCGCGAGACTTTCGAGTGGGGTTTAGGTTTGCTTCCGGACAGTCTGCCCGGGAGGCTGCGTCGGGAGCTCGGCGCCATCGTGCATCGCAAGGTTTGGGATCAGGAGGATGAGCTTCCGGATACTGGATTGCAGATCGCAGCCTAGTCTGCGGATAGGCCACGCAGGCGCGTCAGGGAGGGCCGACACGCCACCAGGTGCCGAGGATGAAAAGAGTGTCCGGGGTgaccagaccaagaaggaaaacaaagaCACCAAAGAGAGATCTTGGGAGGAAAACCGCGGGTGGCGCacgaggaggagaatggATGGGAAAGGCAAGAGGTGTTTGGTTTGTTATCAGCCGGAGAGAAGCTCGGACCATTTCATGCCTGAGGTATCTATTCCCCATACAAATCCATACGGCCATagctccctctctccctctccccttccctcgAACTTGACCCTCGCTGCCTTCCCCAACTCCGAGAAGGCTTCTTACAAAACCTCACTCTTACCGCCGAATATCAGCATGAGCGGCACCGGTGACGACAGGTACGTCTTCACCGGTCTCGACACTGGCGCCGTACTCTAAACGCGCGCTCTCCAACTCCGACTCCGCTGACCTTCCGCAGATGGCGTGGAGGACCTAGTCGCCAGTCGTCACAACGCCAGAACCGCGGCGGACAAGGTGGCCAGCGCGGTGGCAATGCCGCTTGGAGTGGCTCGGGTCCAGCGCAGGAGCAGCATGTCCCCGTCCGTGGCTTCAATGCTGCCGAGACCAAGAGTGCTCTGAAGAGAGGTGAGGAAAGCTCTACAAGATAGACTAGGGGGGTCAGAGGGCTGACAATACTTTCTTTTGTCATTGATAACAGGTCCCGGAGGTTAGTCGGTGTCGTTCTCTCTGCAGCTTCCCCCGGTCTAATCAATGTCCTCGCAGAACCTAAAGCAGCGTTTTACAAACCCACCGGGAAAGACTCGAACAACCAACGATCTGGTGGACCTTGGGGCTCGAAAGGTACACCCTCTACATCTTCCATGCTGGTTAGATGTTAATTGTTCATTTCCTACAGCAAACACAATGGCCAACGGCAAGGACTTCTTCGTCGAGCTCCGAAAACAGGTCGCAATCTTGCAGCGAGGCGGCACTCCCGCAGGTGGCTGATCATGATCATAATATGATTGATGAAACGACATGATACTTGTTATTGCACAGTGTGCCGGAGGGTAATTGGATGGGCTTTTGAGAGCGGAAAAAAAGAGGATTGGTTAGAACGGCATATTCATGGATACCCTTCGGAGGAGCTTCGACGGGAGGAACGGACTCCTCAGTTGATACTCGTATAGTTACATTGCATCGGCGTCTCTGTTGGGCTGTCTGCTCCTGGGAATTTGACTGTGCCGTCTTGAAAGTGCAGTCACTCGTTGACAGGAGCTTGGACTTTTTTGTTCTGGCTGTGCCATACACAAATCAATTATGAAAATCAAGCAAGAATGGGGTATCTCTAGTAGTAGTATACAGGTCTATATCCGTCACATCAGTCCAGCTCGAATCCACCCACTCGGCCCTAGGATCCCACCATCGTCAGCCTGCGGATCGAGCGTCCATTTCCTCAAAGCCCGACAACTGAGATCAGAGGCCCAGCCAGCTTCAAACATCTCAATGCCCGCCCATCCTATCATGGCCGCGTTGTCCGTGCACAGAGACGGTGGCGGAGCGACAATATCAATATGTTCAAAGCCACGCACATTCAAAAAGGAACGGAGCACATGCATGAGGAATTTATTCGCAGCGACACCGCCACTGACAACGAGAGTCTTGACGGTTTCATCTTCGCCCTGGACCCGTGGCCGAAGGGCTTCGAGGGCGATAATCGTTCGCGACGCAAGGTGCTCAAAACAAACCCGCATTGCTTCCCGTCCCAGCGCAAGACGCTCGTCATACGCCATGGTCACATCTGCCTTGTTCCTCACAATTTTTCCAACCATGCTCGAGATAGATGAGAAGCTGAGCTGCAGCGAGCGCGTATTGGCAAACGGCGTCGTGACACTCCATCCCCAGGGACTTTGGTGTTTGACTACTTCCTCACCCCGATTCTTCGGTGGGCGGTAATCCGCAAAGTCGGCTTTGCCATTTGGGAAGACGAACTGTTCCAATACTTTGCCATACATGGTGTTCTTGGCTtcctggagaagggaaggtgGGAGAATCTCTCGTGCTGCTTTGTCGAGAGTCTCACCCATGGCGACGTCATCGCTCGAAGCCAGAATCGTGTGGTCTGTGAGAGATTTGGAATGGACCAGGATCGAATGCCCTCCCGATACCAGGATAGACAGGAACGGGAATTGGGGAGAGACAGTTCCTGTCTTTCCTGAGCTCGCGCCGGTTGGTTCCGCCAGACAAGAAACCAATCGCGGTGTCAGCAAATGCGCTTGCATATGATGCACCCCGACCATAGGAATCTGCCAGGCGACAGAGAGCGCTTTGCCCGTATCCAGTCCGACGGAGAGATTGGACCGCATCCCGGGCCCTCTGGTGGCTGATATGAAATCCGGCCGGCGGCGGGATGTGTCGCCAACGGGTATGGTTTGTTCGCCTGAATTTCCCGAGCTGGCCGGTAGATGTCTCATCGCTTTCTCGACTAATTTTGCCATGCTCTCCTGGTGAGACTCAAGCGCGAGGATCGGGTGAATGCCCTGATGGGCCCGTGAATCCGCTGTCACATTTTCTAAGAAATGGACCTTGGCCGTGTGTTCCGTGGCGAGCGTGCACTTCTCGACAATCGCGACTGAGGTATCGTCACTGTTGGAGAGATCTTGGTCAGCGCGTTCACCTCTAATTGAAGGTTTGATCTTACCATGACGTTTCAATAGCGAGTGTGAGCAGACCATGGCGGCGTTGTGGATTGAAAAGGGTCCTTGACGCGCCCCGTATCGACCTGCAAATCGCAGCGGGGGCTGTCGCGGCAAACATGGGTTGGGAGGTTGTCGATTCTTCAATTCAAGCACTCGAGCCTACAGCGgcgaaaagagaaaaagtgCACGGGCCACATAGCCCTCAAACGTAGCCCTAATTGCCAAGGGGTAGGTGCTCGATGATTCTTCCTTTTACGATCGCTTGTCGGTCTAATTCTTCGAAGATATTCAGTAGTGAAAATAATCCTCCCAGCAGAGATATAGATCGAATCAAATCAACCCAGTATCTCACTGGACTGGTCGAACTATACAATGCACGTGATGGCCACTAAGCCCGATCTGGATTGTTATGCCCCTGTTCAGCGTGGAATACTACATTCTCTTGCCTACTACGTCCTCACTACTTGAAAGATGCTATCATTAGGTGTTTCTCGCGTTGGTTTAGGCCGAATGGCGTCGTCAGTTGGTCGCACGTACTCAACGAACTCGGCAAAACGTCCATTTTCGAATCGGAGGAGAAACGTCGCCCTGGCCAGCGTGATCAGCACTATGCCAGGCCTGTGGTGGTTCACAGCTACGGACGACAACATTCCCCTTCTGAAGACTGCGTCAGTGGATTGTTGGGACGTGGAGCCAGGCCCTTCCAAAGACCAGGTGACTCGCATGATATCCAAAGAGGCATATTCTTTCTCGGTCAGAAGCGTGGCTGGCATCAACAGGTACGACGGCACTCAATTGGGTTCCAATAGCCCCTGTGAAGACCGATTTACGCATGGCAAACTTCCTTCGCCGTGGAATGACGGGAGTCAATGGATGGCCTGGGCCGTTTTCGATGGGCATGCAGGCTGGCAGACAGCAGacctgctggagaagcagctcCTTCCTTTTGTGCAACAGAGCTTAAACCAAGTCAAGCCATCTTTGAACGATGAGCCAGTCTCGTCCGACGTGGTTCAGCGTGCGATCATACAAGGTTTCTTGAACCTCGACGACTCGATTATCAAGACAGCCTTGCATACCGCTCAGAGCAAAGAACCACTCCAAGAAAAAGTGAAGAAGCTAATGCCTGCTTTCGCGGGTTCCTGTGCTTTACTCTCTTTGTACGACCCTGCCACTCGCTCGTTACATGTAGCGTGCACCGGTGATTCACGGGCAGTGCTGGGGCAACAGCTACCCAACGGGGCGTGGGAAGCAATTCCGTTGTCTGTGGATCAGACTGGCagcatccaagaagaaactgcCAGGCTGTATGAGGAACATCCAGGCGAAAAAGAGATCGTCAAGCAGGGCCGCGTGCTAGGGCTGATGGTCTCGCGAGCCTTTGGCGATAGTCGGTGGAAGTGGCCACTAGACTTCCAGCaggagatgaaagaaagaTTCTTCGGTCCGTCACCGCTGACCCCGAGATATGATGTTCGAACACCGCCATATCTCACCGCTGAGCCGGTCGTGACAACTACCAAGATTGACCCCGGACGGCCTTCGTTCTTGATCATGGCGTCGGATGGGCTGTGGGACTCACTCTCTAATCAGCAGGCTGTTGATCTAGTAGGAAAATGGATCGGGTCGAGGAAAAGCGTACCAGAGCCAAAGTATGAGGCGTTTGATTTTGGTCAGGGAGTAAATGAGAGGTTTGTGGAGGAGAGAACGGCGGTCCAAGATGGTAACAGTGCAGTGCATCTGGTGCGCAATTCGCTCGGTGGGAATCACCATGAAATGGTGGCAGGTCGGCTTGCCTTTAGCCCTCCGTTCTCTCGACACCCACGGGACGATATCACGGTGCAGGTCGTGTTCTTCAACACGCCTGTTTAAAAGATCAATCGTGTCCTAGACTCAATATGATTTGAAAGACACATGACAAGATGCCAGGCCTACGGCACTTATAACTACAGACGAGGTTGTTTACGGGTGATGTAGAGTATGTGTATCCCGGACTGTAACGACCGACTGGGTTAAATTAGGGTTGATATCGAGTTCATAAATCCGAGTCCCATCATCACGTCATAAAAATAATCGTTTCGTCAGCACACCGACACATCGTTTCCTCTTCTCTGCTCCCGTGCACATGTAGAACACTGAGTGTAAGCTCAACCCGGGTAGGTGGCTTTAGGTATGTCCTATGAAAACATCTTGTCTGCGGAACAGTCTGCAGACGCGAATACATCACTCAACTCGAAGGACAGCTAGTCAGTCCCCTTTGATTCCCTAGTCTCATATGGTCCACCGGGGAGGGATGTTGAGCTTTGATCCGACGCGGCGTTCTCCTctggtcttcttggtcttctaAAATAATGCAGGTTGCTGTTGCATCATTACGCAGCCCAGCGTCGCTCTTCACGGGTCATCTTGGTGTGCCTGCCGTAGTACTCGTCCGGGTTCTCAATCGGTGTCACGCAGTAGACGGTTGGGGTGCCCTTGAATTGGATGCTCTTTGGGGCGCTTGAatgcgccgccgacgactGCTTCTTGAGGATGCTCTTCGACGAGCAGTTGTTCGTGTACGAATAGGAAGGCACTTGCAGCGAGGAGAATCTCTTGCTAGACGGGCTAGCTGCTGGGATTGGCGAGATGGGAGTGCGAGGCAGCGCACCCGGCGACTTGAGCGGGCGGGAAACAGTCTGCGCAGCGGCGATGCACAGGGACAGCTTGGGTTTGGCGGCGTacatgatgaagatgaagatgcaCAAAAGGTACTGAAGAAGGATAGAGATAACGATGTTGTTTCCTtgggaaagaaaataaaaagtgAACTTTGATCGACAAAGTCCACCTAGACGGTGTGTGTAGAGAAAAGATTAGAGACGTAGAGTCAAGTCAAGAAGTAAGAGCAAAAAGGATCGTCTGGACCAGCCGAGACGAAGCGCGGGACGAAAATagaatgaagagaaaatAGAACAACCTCAAACAACGATGGCCCCAGAGCAGGGGCGAGGGCGGCTATATAGTGAAGGTTGGGTTGCTTAGCGCCGGGCTCATGCACCTTGGCCTATCACCATCACACCCATCACGCCCATCACTCGAGCTGCTGCATGGGGAGCTGTGGGTTCTAGCCAATCACCGGAGCTATCTCGCTGCTTCCAGGTGATGGAATTGGGAATGTGCAGGGAGAGGGAGCATGTGTACCGCATGGCGTTAGGGCTCGGTCCCATCCGAGTGCAAGTTCGTCCTGCACCGATCTGTTTCCAGATGATCACCTGACGGGGAGACGGTGGTCTAGGAGTCTAGATCCGATTTCAATATATGGCATATCGgcattttttttttagaatGTGTTGGTCGGATGtgatctctctctctcatccccgCGACCATGGCCCCCACCATTATGCACTGACTAAGAATACATAATTCCCTTAGACACCCGGGAATAAAACTGGACACATCCGACTACCTGATCTCATTTCCAAGGGCGCTCACTAAACAGGCAGGTTTACCCAACGGGCCCGGCCGcgatgagagaaagaatcGGAGGTGATGCGGAGCACGAACGGAACGGAAGCCAATCATCCACCAGTTCTCCAACTGGACCCCCGCATGATCAGGTGGCCGGGGGAGAATTCCCTCGCAGTGGGTACTGGTACTTGTCCCAGCAGGGATTACCTCATGTTGGAGTAAGTACCAGTACATCCCTACCGGCGTGTGCCTGGTCCCGTGATGCCAGTCGGGCCGATTCAGGTACAGTAAGTAATGTACCCTGAGTGGCGAGAAAAAATCGATGTGACTGCGAACCGGACAGGGATCATCAGATCCATTGAATCGAGATATGAGAATGAGAAGgatgataataataagaACCCCAGCCGTAGTATCGATGCTGGAAATATTCCTGTGGAGATTGATCGGTGAGAAGAAAACAGTCGGGCTAGTCGCCGAATGGGCGTGTGTCGGACCCAGGGGGGCAAAGAGTAGCTGGCCTCTTCCGCAATCGAAAATTCtttccttgatctcgaccttcCTACAATCACCCCAATTCATTCATCTCgcctctctttccctttccttccgtTTCCCCTGCATGGTCGCTTGGTTGCTCCGTCCCTGCACTCGGTGATCTCTGCCACAATGAGCAGTGTCAAGGAATCCGTCAAGGAGAAACTGGTCGGCTCTACGACCGAGCCTTACCAGATGTCCCACCAGGCCCGCTCCAATTTCATGCGCCATGCCCAGAAAGATGAGAATGGCGATCTGTACATGGGCAAGGAGGAATTTATCAATGCCATTGCTCCCAAGCAGGAGGACTATGTGAGTCAACCACCCGTAGAGgaaacaacaacaccacTGACGCGGAGGTCCTTGCAGCACAAAATCAGGCGCGGCCAGTATGCCATCCTGTTCAACGTCGCCGACCGCCGGAGAACCGGCAAGCTCAACCTCGCCGACTGGGCCACCTTCGAGAACCTCCTGGCGAAGCCCGATGCCGAGTACGAGATCGCCTTCCGCCTATTCGACCTCGATGGGAGCGGCACCGTCAAGTGGGATACCGTGCAAGGACTGTACAATCTGAGCAAGAGCGCCGACAGCATCCCCTTCGACTGGAACTCCGAATGGGCCTCGCTGTACACCGGCCGCACCAAGTCTCGGCACGACATGACCTACCCTCAATTCTCCCAGATGCTGCGCGGCCTCCAGGGTGAGCGCATCCGGCAAGCCTTCCACACCTTCGACAAGGATGGGGATGGCTATATCGAGCCCGAGGACTTTCAGCGCATCATCCTAGAGACCTCCCAACACAAGCTGTCCGACCATGTGTTGGAGAATCTGCCCACGCTGTGCAACATCTCGACCAGCAACAAGATCTCCTATGCCAATGTCCGTGccttccagaacatcatGCGCGAGATGGACCTCATCGACCTGATTGTGCGGGAAGCCACCGTGAagagcggcgacggcaagaTCACTCGCTCCGACTTTCTCAACGAGGCCGCTCGCGCGACCCGCTTCTCTCTATTCACCCCCATGGAGGCCGATATCCTGTTTCATTTCGCCGGTCTGGATGCACCGTCCGGGAGACTGTCTCTGAATGATTTCGCCAAGGTCATCGATGCATCGTGGCGCATCCCCGTCACCGTTGCGGGCCAGGCCGGAAAGGAGGCCGCGGCCAAGACCAAGTCCTTCCTTCACGGCTTGCTGGAATCGGCACACCACTTCGCCCTGGGCAGTGTGGCGGGTGCTTTCGGTGCTTTTATGGTCTATCCGATCGATCTGGTCAAGACCCGCTTGCAAAACCAGCGTTCCACCCGGGTTGGCGAGCGACTGTACAACAACTCCCTTGATTGCTTTAGGAAGGTGATTCGGAACGAGGGTTTCACTGGGTTGTATTCTGGAGTGATCCCGCAGCTGATTGGTGTGGCGCCTGAGAAAGCCATCAAGCTGACGGTCAACGATCTGGTTCGAGGCGCTCTTACGGACAAGGACACCAAGAGGATCTGGTATCCCTCGGAAATCCTTGCCGGTGGTACTGCCGGAGCGTGTCAAGTGGTGAGTTTTACTTTGTCCCCagtttttttctttttcagcAATCTCTAAACATAGTCTAGGTCTTCACCAACCCCCTTGAGATTGTCAAGATTCGTCTCCAGGTGCAGGGCGAGATTGCAAAGAATGTCGAGGGTGCTCCTCGTCGGTCAGCCCTGTGGATCGTGCAGAACCTGGGTCTGGTGGGCTTGTACAAGGGAGCCAGCGCTTGTCTTCTGCGTGACGTGCCTTTCTCCGCTATCTACTTTCCTACCTACTCGCATCTGAAGACGGGCATGTTCGGCGAGTCTCCCACGCACAAGCTGGGTGTTTTCCAGCTTTTGACTGCCGGTGCCATCGCTGGTATGCCGGCTGCCTACCTGACCACCCCGTGCGATGTGATCAAGACCCGTCTGCAAGTCGAGGCCCGCAAGGGCGAAACCAAGTACACCGGCCTGCGCCACTGCGCCACCACCgtgtggaaggaggaaggaatCAAGGCCT is part of the Penicillium psychrofluorescens genome assembly, chromosome: 4 genome and encodes:
- a CDS encoding uncharacterized protein (ID:PFLUO_006485-T1.cds;~source:funannotate); this encodes MVCSHSLLKRHGKIKPSIRGERADQDLSNSDDTSVAIVEKCTLATEHTAKVHFLENVTADSRAHQGIHPILALESHQESMAKLVEKAMRHLPASSGNSGEQTIPVGDTSRRRPDFISATRGPGMRSNLSVGLDTGKALSVAWQIPMVGVHHMQAHLLTPRLVSCLAEPTGASSGKTGTVSPQFPFLSILVSGGHSILVHSKSLTDHTILASSDDVAMGETLDKAAREILPPSLLQEAKNTMYGKVLEQFVFPNGKADFADYRPPKNRGEEVVKHQSPWGWSVTTPFANTRSLQLSFSSISSMVGKIVRNKADVTMAYDERLALGREAMRVCFEHLASRTIIALEALRPRVQGEDETVKTLVVSGGVAANKFLMHVLRSFLNVRGFEHIDIVAPPPSLCTDNAAMIGWAGIEMFEAGWASDLSCRALRKWTLDPQADDGGILGPSGWIRAGLM
- a CDS encoding uncharacterized protein (ID:PFLUO_006483-T1.cds;~source:funannotate), translating into MAPSSRRSLPGRLSGSKPKPHSKVSRSAVDSPDGAPPSKKRRYVPGGPGGGGRFIDVSKAQDTPKKNNTPRRHSSGARSRPAAREVDPKPARAPPTLLPPPPPPVPVPTTPPSVIRPRREKNPSRARYPSSTAAALALQQGDGYKPREERGWEEFHPDLDIDGKLAVFTSVDVDTPDPSGPLSLDSLATTSTTSQDSSGTPLGLSADMASPMPFKRRPGRPPRRPEAILSQLIAQQSPKVIPPPGPNPRERLTLPKPSFRLKDPFTFYERKGVGTQNYVDRTMASVGYQESDLFVRHDRRFIRMTEGAQEDDMDIIQPATTDGDVNTTVGRVEYDMDEQDEKWLEDYNLKRREDQLEPIKPAIFEITMTKIEKEWHALEKRIPKPNPKPPQTHRPRSSSAAAVNGETVGPGEEQDSRCAICDDGDCENANAIVFCDGCDLAVHQECYGVPFIPEGQWLCRKCQLLGRGTTNCIFCPNTEGAFKQTTSSKWAHLLCAVWIPEVSIGNPSLMEPVTDVEKVPRSRWKLLCYICKQKMGASIQCSNKNCFVAFHVSCARRAQLYLKMKIGHGLMDSHLLKAYCDKHVPPDWRLEHGTDAATADAIEYYRNTMHGRRWGDSQAQALSLETHPAGGHYDENQQALTPRITLTVSGNKRKRLQGPPRTVWKLPSGAPVIPQVVLNAVQATLARFTVRQRKQYAEEACKYWTLKREARRGAALLKRLQLQLETFSSMEMTRRDYVAMGVTGYKRLNRRIEFGERLYKDLDRLRMLCDEVKKREREKLKDAEMLRSIVDVVYFPTFPLLWPIFEKAQGLDGKGVFAYGLLSIRQRLQDRFYPSVATFSADLANLFTSEIGVQPAGDTAELQAQISGRAPELSLEQREKRKLAKRIIKAIQPALEDAIRKESELNRKPFEQELKELDVILDHSVMSRRGDSVEPAEGDTERITDVTAEEMELDQVPDTNADSQEAAGAKGIAPAEGQPAAETAEPAVEEQEEVQPVGDELPPSGPSGAEEPPAADEESGKNPIVRPYIAPKRLPTPPLNDEDQQLPLAQGGIQWYMEPFDPVGTTIYEERWTGRDVMRGMSEELSELDEDELKDLVDDDVDMDSAAPEALAVKAKSSSKSQRNRRRRR
- a CDS encoding uncharacterized protein (ID:PFLUO_006484-T1.cds;~source:funannotate), translated to MSGTGDDRWRGGPSRQSSQRQNRGGQGGQRGGNAAWSGSGPAQEQHVPVRGFNAAETKSALKRGPGEPKAAFYKPTGKDSNNQRSGGPWGSKANTMANGKDFFVELRKQVAILQRGGTPAGG
- a CDS encoding uncharacterized protein (ID:PFLUO_006482-T1.cds;~source:funannotate), whose protein sequence is MADYDNDNGRYADEPRYERDRSASPRDEPRGDRARSRSPNGRSDDRPSAIRKPLDDDEEGALNSGSNLFVTGIHPRLTEADVSRLFEKYGDVDNCSIMLDPHTKESRGFGFVNMVAADQADAAKEGLQGEVIEGRTLSIEKARRSRPRTPTPGKYFGPPKRERGPGGPPRRDDRYGDRRGGYGGGGWRRRDDDRYGRYDSYDRRGGGDYGGRDSGRRDYRGGGDYRDDYGGYRGGGGGGDRYGGGGREDRYSREDRRGGGESGGRDRSYYDRDANPASYDAAPPREPREAYSGGAAGNGGRSYEGRPDDRYGSR